A genomic window from Spodoptera frugiperda isolate SF20-4 chromosome 29, AGI-APGP_CSIRO_Sfru_2.0, whole genome shotgun sequence includes:
- the LOC118268367 gene encoding membrane alanyl aminopeptidase gives MSKLLFVALSFGLLALAVGDQPLSSYREFEEIEYEEVPATRNDERAYRLPTTVEPLDYDIYLDLFFGERADRPFSYDGSVDIVIQAKVENVRQIVLHANVDTIRDVKLKNLAGEEVNLNSQNPHETEALYHFLKVNVENPLTPNVNYTLHIEYSSTMNEGPMKRGIWRGWYTDENNVERIYATTHFQPYNARQAFPCWDEPLFKAVFKVHISRPSGYNGIFSNTRNTGYETLPNDRVRTDFAATPVMSSYLVTFLVSETFTVIAEDTSFNPPIRIIGRSNTVGLADHVLELAVKMTEYFSNYFGIPYEKLHPNLLNDHVSSPDWASAGTENWGMVSYRELYMIIDKNETIMSNEHYAATLVSHELAHKWFGNLITCYWWSNTWINEGYASYFGYMATHAMFPEYEFPDHFNSRYLQTSLAFDSSISTVPLNHEVNTPLQVTGHFGTISYSKAASFLRMTANIMTLETFQKSCKLFLLANFYKPTNQFDLLQAMNEAIVEDNSLANYPGFDFGEYYKIWVNEPGYPILTVDINYETGQMELKQERFFLNPDQKTTDQVYPIPITYTTSTNADFSNLRPSQMMTTASTTIEKPAGEEWVIFNIQQQGHYRVNYNHRNWELISDALLNQPDSIHYLNRAQIVDDVFALMRSERMTIEFALHILKFLAKETNHHVWDPAISGFNWLRARIRHLPEKQAEFDAHVLSLMEHAITTLGFEPKEGETPTVTMARQSILHFACLLGHEKCVQESWDRFYDWRVNGNSVNSRVRRNVYVTGMREGDGEDFNFLLAKFRASNYANDQLEMLRGMGATKDPELLTRYLQLTLSKEVRSHDKLNSFNYALLGNQENYKTVMQFVKDNINEIRTAYVEDSPARPVHSALSNLAGYMDESALEDYEAWLDTQSDLPQLATAKGSITSARNNISWGTANVDKILAAIRSSATKTVTSLFMLVAMTVLLQVV, from the exons TGAGCTTCGGGCTCTTGGCACTGGCTGTGGGTGACCAACCGCTCTCATCGTACAGAGAGTTCGAAGAAATCGAATATGAAGAAGTTCCCGCCACGAGAAACGATGAACGCGCTTACAGGCTCCCCACGACCGTAGAGCCTTTGGATTACGATATTTACCTCGATCTATTCTTCGGCGAAAGAGCTGATAGACCCTTCAGCTATGATGGGTCAGTTGACATTGTCATCCAG GCCAAAGTTGAGAACGTCAGACAAATTGTATTACATGCCAACGTGGATACAATTCGTGACGTAAAACTTAAAAACCTTGCTGGAGAAGAAGTTAATTTGAACAGCCAAAATCCACATGAAACCGAAGCTTTATACCATTTTTTGAAAGTCAATGTAGAAAATCCTTTGACTCCTAATGTGAATTACACTTTGCACATCGAATATTCAAGTACAATGAATGAAGGACCTATGAAGAGAGGTATTTGGAGAGGATGGTACACTGATGAAAATAACGTGGAAAG GATCTACGCCACGACGCACTTCCAACCATACAACGCAAGGCAAGCCTTCCCATGCTGGGACGAGCCCTTATTTAAAGCTGTATTCAAAGTGCACATTTCAAGACCATCTGGTTACAACGGCATTTTCTCCAATACTCGTAATACTGGTTATGAAAC ATTACCCAACGACCGTGTTAGAACTGACTTCGCTGCCACACCTGTGATGTCATCGTACCTCGTGACATTCCTCGTCAGTGAGACATTCACAGTGATCGCCGAAGACACGTCCTTCAATCCACCAATCAGGATCATCGGTAGATCCAACACTGTCGGTCTTGCTGACCACGTTTTGGAACTAGCCGTCAAAATGACAGAATACTTCAGCAATTACTTCGGTATCCCATACGAAAAACTCCATCCTAATTTGTTGAATGACCACGTTTCATCTCCTGACTGGGCTTCTGCTGGTACTGAGAACTGGGGTATGGTGAGCTACAG AGAACTGTACATGATTATTGATAAGAATGAGACAATCATGTCGAACGAGCACTACGCTGCCACCCTCGTCTCTCATGAGCTCGCCCACAAGTGGTTTGGTAACCTGATCACGTGCTACTGGTGGAGTAACACTTGGATCAACGAGGGATATGCCAGTTATTTCGGCTACATGGCGACACATGCT ATGTTCCCTGAATATGAGTTCCCTGATCACTTCAACAGTCGTTACCTTCAAACATCTCTGGCTTTCGACTCAAGTATAAGTACGGTGCCCCTCAACCATGAAGTGAACACCCCTCTTCAAGTAACCGGACATTTTGGCACCATCAGCTACTCCAAGGCCGCCTCCTTCCTCAGAATGACAGCAAATATCATGACATTGGAAACTTTCCAAAAATCTTGCAAACTCTTCTTGTTAGCCAA CTTTTACAAACCTACTAATCAGTTTGATCTCTTGCAAGCTATGAACGAAGCTATTGTCGAGGACAATAGCTTGGCAAACTACCCTGGATTCGATTTTGGAGAATACTATAAAATCTGGGTCAATGAACCCGGGTATCCCATTTTGACTGTTGATATTAATTACGAAACGGGACAGATGGAACTTAAGCAG GAAAGATTCTTCTTGAACCCGGATCAGAAAACAACTGACCAGGTGTATCCTATTCCAATAACTTACACAACAAGCACAAATGCTGACTTCTCCAACTTGAGACCTTCACAAATGATGACTACCGCCAGCACCACCATTGAAAAACCCGCTGGAGAAGAATGGGTCATATTCAACATCCAACAACAAG GTCACTACAGAGTTAACTATAATCATAGGAATTGGGAATTGATCAGTGATGCTCTACTTAACCAGCCAGATAGTATTCACTACTTGAACAGAGCCCAG attgtaGACGACGTGTTCGCTTTGATGAGGTCCGAGAGGATGACCATAGAGTTTGCCCTGCACATCTTGAAGTTCTTGGCTAAGGAAACTAACCACCATGTTTGGGATCCTGCCATCAGCGGTTTCAATTGGTTGAGAGCCAGGATCAGGCACTTACCTGAGAAGCAAGCCGAGTTTGAT GCCCACGTCCTATCTCTAATGGAGCATGCCATCACGACTTTAGGATTTGAACCTAAAGAAGGCGAAACTCCCACCGTCACCATGGCTAGGCAGAGCATACTCCACTTCGCTTGCTTACTGGGCCATGAAAAGTGCGTCCAGGAATCTTGGGACCGATTTTATGACTGGAGAGTCAATGGAAATTC tGTCAATTCTCGCGTTCGCCGCAACGTCTATGTGACAGGAATGAGGGAAGGAGACGGGGAAGACTTCAACTTCTTGCTAGCAAAATTCAGAGCATCAAACTATGCTAACGATCAACTAGAGATGCTGAGAGGAATGGGTGCTACAAAGGACCCTGAATTATTGACCAg atatttacaACTAACACTCAGCAAGGAAGTAAGGTCCCATGACAAACTGAATTCATTCAACTACGCCCTGCTAGGAAACCAGGAGAATTACAAGACTGTGATGCAATTTGTTAAGGACAATATCAACGAAATACGAACTGC GTACGTCGAAGACTCCCCAGCACGACCAGTGCACAGCGCATTGTCCAACCTTGCTGGCTACATGGATGAATCTGCATTAGAAGAT TATGAAGCATGGTTAGATACGCAGTCAGATCTCCCTCAGCTCGCAACGGCCAAGGGTTCTATTACTTCTGCTCGTAACAACATATCTTGGGGCACAGCAAATGTTGACAAAATCCTCGCTGCCATTAGGAGTAGTGCAACGAAGACTGTGACGTCATTGTTCATGTTAGTCGCCATGACAGTCCTTCTACAGGTTGTTTAG
- the LOC118268345 gene encoding membrane alanyl aminopeptidase, whose translation MRFTGVIVLALVALAWADGPLPLDTERVNTLNPASDSYRLPEDLDPISYDIEVTPYFTAETTPPGKTQFTFDGTVTIVFKVLKPNLNSFVIHENVREITGVRIFKDENNEMVNVLSHERDRVHQFLKINLAAGTTLEVGAKYRLLVIYVGNINETPLSRGVFRGNYKDEKGVTRWYLATHLQPTHSRQAFPSFDEPGFKSTFKITINRPTSFTESFSNMKLLHSIPNGERTKEIFEETPRMSAYLVTFHVSDGFKVIADNNDSERSYRILARPNAEGQGEYALEIGTPITNWLSDYLKIDYYSMATGIKNDQIASPYWASGATENWGLVTYRELRLLYEEGETNAADKLSIGTITAHELAHKWFGNLITCRWWDNVWINEGFASYFEYFAMDGAYPELELADQFNIMYLQSALSMDSSTNTRALQHTVNSPSEVTSHFTDISYSKGASFLLMLKHLVSEETFRQALYYFLEDRKYEHAFPSHLFDAFEKAVAEKSPEGNALDIKSFMSYWVFEQGYPVLDVKVNSQAGTIELEQDRFFISPSATPTQQVWPLPITYTTQSSPNWNNLDPVKVMTTKTDTLQNVPTDGWVIFNVQQKNIYRVNYDTENWLKLAIQLQTDHNAIHHLNRAQIVDDVFALMRSERLSLQVGFQVLQFLKKDTSFYVWYPAISGFNWIRNRLLHTEQLPIFDKLLFSYLTNVIEDVGFDVDPNEHITRTLNRFYILNFACNIGHEECINNSVNKFRSYSSGDVLSVNPNVRRHTFCEGLRAGGYEEWSFLFKRRQESNNQADEVAMLRALGCTTNNEARNEYLKNILTDDVKAQDRVNAFTFFYMGDASNAKFAIPFIKENIKEIEKAVVLPAWFSNIFSNIAGYLDEEGLEEYSTMLKSLEAEYPSAFTAGNNAINSAKANIAWGNEKVAQITDIANGQLSTTTTTTTTTTTTSTEAPPPSTSEEPTTTPEPAPGSASVAFPATIMLLWTALAIMLQ comes from the exons ATGCGATTTACCGGTGTCATAGTTCTGGCGCTAGTCGCTCTTGCATGGGCAGATGGACCCTTGCCCTTAGACACTGAAAGAGTGAATACCCTCAACCCTGCGAGTGATAGTTACCGTCTACCTGAGGACTTGGACCCTATCAGTTACGATATAGAAGTAACTCCATACTTCACGGCAGAAACCACTCCACCTGGAAAGACACAGTTCACTTTCGATGGTACCGTCACCATTGTTTTCAAG gTTCTCAAACCCAATCTAAACTCTTTTGTCATACATGAAAATGTAAGAGAAATTACGGGAGTTAGAATATTCAAGGATGAGAATAATGAAATGGTTAATGTGCTATCACACGAAAGAGACCGAGTGCatcaatttttaaaaattaatttggcTGCAGGCACCACTTTGGAAGTGGGAGCTAAATACAGGCTGTTGGTTATCTATGTAGGTAACATCAACGAGACTCCTCTCTCCCGAGGTGTATTCAGAGGAAACTACAAAGATGAAAAAGGAGTTACACG CTGGTACCTGGCCACTCATCTTCAGCCCACTCACTCAAGGCAGGCCTTCCCTAGCTTCGATGAGCCTGGATTCAAGTCCACCTTCAAAATTACCATCAACAGGCCAACTAGCTTCACTGAATCATTCTCCAACATGAAGTTGCTACATTCAATACC TAACGGAGAGCGCACCAAAGAGATCTTCGAAGAGACTCCAAGAATGTCAGCGTACTTGGTGACATTCCACGTCAGTGACGGATTTAAAGTAATTGCTGACAATAATGACTCTGAAAGGTCTTACAGAATCCTTGCAAGGCCTAACGCCGAGGGCCAAGGAGAATATGCTTTGGAGATAGGAACACCTATTACCAATTGGCTCAGTGATTATTTGAAAATCGATTACTACTCCATGGCTACAGGCATTAAAAATGACCAGATAGCCTCACCTTACTGGGCTTCAGGGGCTACTGAGAACTGGGGATTGGTGACTTACAG GGAACTTCGTCTTCTCTACGAGGAGGGGGAAACAAATGCTGCTGACAAGCTTTCTATCGGTACCATTACTGCTCACGAACTTGCCCACAAATGGTTCGGTAACCTGATCACATGTAGATGGTGGGACAACGTCTGGATCAATGAAGGTTTCGCCAGTTACTTCGAGTACTTCGCTATGGATGGC gcATACCCCGAATTGGAATTAGCCGATCAGTTCAACATTATGTATCTTCAAAGTGCATTATCAATGGACTCGTCAACTAATACCAGAGCTTTGCAGCACACCGTCAATAGTCCCAGTGAAGTCACCAGTCATTTCACTGACATTAGCTACTCTAAAGGAGCTTCATTCCTCCTTATGTTGAAGCATTTGGTCTCTGAAGAAACTTTCCGGCAGGCTTTATACTACTTTTTGGAGGACAG aaaATACGAACACGCTTTCCCGTCTCATCTTTTCGATGCTTTTGAAAAGGCAGTAGCAGAAAAATCGCCAGAGGGCAACGCTCTGGATATCAAATCGTTCATGTCTTACTGGGTCTTTGAACAAGGATACCCTGTCCTCGATGTTAAAGTCAACAGCCAAGCTGGTACTATCGAACTTGAACAG GACCGATTCTTCATTAGTCCGTCCGCGACTCCTACGCAGCAAGTTTGGCCTCTGCCAATCACTTACACGACTCAAAGTAGCCCGAACTGGAACAATCTCGATCCCGTCAAAGTGATGACAACGAAAACTGACACTCTCCAGAATGTTCCTACTGATGGCTGGGTCATCTTCAATGTGCAACAAAAGA ATATCTACAGAGTGAACTACGACACGGAAAACTGGCTGAAACTCGCAATACAACTTCAAACCGACCACAACGCTATTCATCATTTGAACAGAGCCCAG attGTGGACGATGTGTTCGCTCTCATGCGTTCTGAAAGGCTGTCATTACAAGTTGGCTTCCAAGTTCTGCAGTTCTTGAAGAAAGACACGAGCTTCTATGTGTGGTACCCAGCAATATCCGGTTTTAACTGGATAAGGAATAGACTCTTGCATACTGAACAGCTCCCTATTTTTGAC aaactcCTGTTCAGCTACCTCACTAACGTCATTGAGGATGTTGGTTTCGATGTGGATCCCAACGAGCATATCACAAGGACTCTTAACAGATTCTACATCCTCAACTTCGCGTGCAACATCGGTCACGAAGAGTGCATAAACAACTCTGTCAACAAATTTAGGTCTTACAGTAGCGGCGATGTACTTAG TGTCAATCCCAACGTGAGACGTCACACATTCTGTGAGGGTCTCCGAGCTGGTGGCTATGAAGAATGGAGCTTCTTATTCAAGCGTCGGCAGGAGTCTAACAACCAGGCTGATGAGGTAGCAATGTTGAGAGCCTTGGGATGTACTACGAACAATGAAGCCAGAAACGA ATACCTGAAAAATATCTTAACTGATGACGTTAAGGCTCAAGATCGAGTGAACGCCTTCACTTTCTTCTACATGGGAGATGCATCCAACGCTAAATTCGCCATACCATTCattaaggaaaatataaaagaaattgaaaaagc GGTTGTTCTGCCAGCGTGGTTCAGTAATATATTCAGCAACATTGCTGGCTACTTGGATGAAGAAGGCTTGGAAGAA TACTCAACTATGCTGAAATCGCTAGAAGCAGAATATCCGTCTGCATTCACTGCTGGTAACAATGCTATAAATTCAGCTAAAGCGAATATCGCGTGGGGCAATGAAAAAGTTGCACAGATAACAGATATAGCTAATGGGCAACTAAGTACTACAACTACTACAACTACTACAACTACAACAACATCAACGGAGGCGCCTCCTCCCTCTACTAGCGAGGAACCGACGACTACTCCAGAACCTGCCCCAGGCTCCGCCTCAGTTGCATTCCCAGCCACCATAATGCTCTTATGGACAGCACTAGCCATTATGCTACAATag